A portion of the Sabethes cyaneus chromosome 3, idSabCyanKW18_F2, whole genome shotgun sequence genome contains these proteins:
- the LOC128744348 gene encoding cysteine-rich with EGF-like domain protein 2 isoform X1, with the protein MRTKYLLAPLLLLVLFISQIEADIPKLLPNSLSTKKERQKSEKLPPCKACTVLVNSFHDGMKRTERSKHEGGDAAWEEERLGSYKTSELRLVEIQESLCRDVTRGEDQCHQLAEEHESLIEEWWKHHQTNQPDLHEWLCIEQALVCCADGFYGPDCAPCPSCFGNGKCKGNGTRKGNGRCACDEGYAGDNCDTCNLEYYEAFRDTDKLLCTKCHKACAAGGCTGAGPNACRVCRSGWIMDNQRGGCTDIDECVTANTCTKHQFCVNNEGSFSCLECDKSCDGCDGDGPDMCRKCADGYELRDGMCTGNIDSKQYQVTETVDDKDEL; encoded by the exons ATGAGGACAAAATACCTGCTAGCACCCTTACTTTTACTTGTCTTATTTATTAGCCAAATTGAAGCCGACATTCCTAAGTTGTTGCCGAATTCACTATCGACTAAAAAAGAGCGTCAGAAATCCGAAAAACTACCGCCCTGTAAAGCATGTACCGTTCTGGTAAATTCGTTCCACGATGGCATGAAACGAACCGAACGGTCGAAACACGAAGGCGGTGATGCTGCTTGGGAAGAAGAACGACTTGGCAGTTATAAAACCAGTGAACTAAGGCTTGTGGAAATTCAAGAAAGTCTTTGCCGAGATGTCACCCGAGGAGAAGACCAATGCCATCAGCTGGCTGAAGAGCACGAATCGCTGATTGAGGAATGGTGGAAGCACCATCAGACCAATCAACCTGATTTACACGAATGGCTGTGTATCGAGCAAGCTTTGGTTTGCTGCGCAGATGGGTTTTACGGCCCGGATTGTGCCCCGTGTCCGAGCTGCTTTGGGAACGGTAAATGCAAGGGCAACGGAACTCGGAAAGGAAACGGTCGGTGTGCTTGCGACGAAGGATATGCCGGGGATAATTGCGATACCTGCAATCTGGAGTACTACGAGGCATTTCGCGACACGGACAAGCTGCTCTGCACGAAGTGCCATAAGGCTTGCGCCGCCGGAGGTTGCACCGGAGCGGGACCAAATG CTTGTCGCGTTTGCCGGAGTGGCTGGATCATGGACAACCAGCGAGGTGGATGCACGGATATTGATGAGTGTGTCACAGCCAACACCTGCACTAAGCATCAGTTTTGCGTGAACAACGAAGGGTCTTTTAGTTGCTTAG AATGTGACAAATCCTGTGACGGATGTGACGGTGATGGACCAGATATGTGCAGAAAATGCGCGGATGGATATGAACTCAGAGACGGGATGTGTACGG